The window gtgaatgcttttatatttgttgaataattttttaatatattttaatcatcttaaaagaattaaagtattttttaatttttttttcatattttacttaaataaaatgaaaagatttaattattatttctgataacaaattttgaagtttatttataatattaactattaaataaatCTATCCATGTCCTTATCCGTAAATTGATACTTAAAAGAACTTTTTGAAAACCTGGTCATACACAAATTACtattcaaaagtgtttttcagatTGATTAGTCAAATACAATttgtttcttttcaaaaatacttttcaaaataagttgatttttcaaacatggccaaacaagctattagtGCCATGAAAAATACTTTAGTTTCTCAAGATAATACTGTATTCTGGGCCGGGCCTGGGCCTTCATGGGCCAAACGGGCTGGGCTTCATGGGCCTGGGCTCTGGcagtcccgggcttcgtgggctcacctggtggaaccggcccgtgacgggcctaagcccatgtGGTCCTGGGataaacgggccgggctcgtgggcttcgcgggcctagcgggggtttttttttttttgtaaggcaatttattgtagtatcatggctatattaaaaatatatatgtagtatatatgtagaaatctaattattaaagtgcttgacgaaaaagaaaaataacaaaacaatagtaaaacactaaattgtcatgcataataaattaataacaaagtacaacatgaagcatatatatatatatatatatatatatatatatatatatatatatatatatatatatatatatatatatatatatatatatatatatatatatatatatatatatatatatatatatatatatatatatatatatatatatatatatatatatatatatatatatatatatatatatatatatatatatatatatatatatatatatatatatatatatatatatatatatatatatatatatatatatatatatatatatatatattctcttctatattgtcttgtagtattgtatgttatgtatatatattctcttgtagtatatattgtatgttatgtatatatatatcctcttatatatgttgttgtagtatatattgtatgttatgtatatatattctcttgtatattgtcttgtagtatatattgtatgttatgtatatatattctcttatatattgtcttgtagtatatattgtatgttatgtatatatattctcttgtatattatcTTGTATAttatcttgtagtatatattgtatgttatgtatatatattctcttatatattgtcttgtaatatatattgtatgttatgtatatatattgtcttgtagtatatattgtatgttatgtatatatatattctcttatatattgtcttgtagtatatattgtatgttatgtatatatattctcttgtatattgtcttgtagtatatattgtatgttatgtatatatatatcctcttatatattttcttgtagtatatattgtatgttatgtatatatattctcttatatattttcttgtagtatatatattgtatcttatgtatatatattataacttattacttatatattttcttgtagtatatattgtatgttatgtgtatatattaccttatatattttgtatgttatgtgtatacaaatttatttatttttttttttaaaaaaaaagtcgttgggcccgccaggcccgccagcACCGGCTGACgatcccgggctcgtgggctaatCTATGAAGACCGGCCCGTCACGGGCTTCTCAGGaccaccaggaccggcccaccaggcccgttaggccCGTTATGACCACGGGCCCGGTCTGGTTCATGCCCGGCCCACCAAGCATCATTATCTCAAGATGGTAAATACACGTGTGAATAGCATTTGTCGCACTTTTATTTAACAGTAAGGTAAAAAAAAGAAGTGTAGTGTGTATATTCAATTATTAGTACCAGTACGGCTAGTGTTTCGTAATTAATTCTTCACTCGTTGTTTCGTAAAGTCTTCACTCGTTGTTTCGTAAAGACTTCACTCGTTGTTTCGTAAAGACTTCACTCGTCCACTAGATAGTGATAGTGATAGTGATAGTAATAAATGTTGAATCGTCCACCAGTTGAAGTTCGAACAATTTGAAATTGAGTTACTACTACACGTAAAACTGGAACAATAATACATAAAATCTATGCacataccaaaaaaaaaaaaaaaaatccagttACCTCACATGCTACGAATATTGACATTTTAAAATCCAAATTCCAACACGCTTTCAAACAACCAATGGAAAACTgatgaagaagagaaaaaggagagACGCCAACGAAGGAAAATAAGAGGGAAGAAGAGTCAAGTGGCTCTGTTTCCACAAGAGACGCCAATGGAGGAAAAAACGTTCGATGGCTGCAATAATCCTAAAGGATAGTACTACTACCTTTACTAGAATTTGAAGTTAAAGATGGCTGTTTTCATAGTCATATATAGAGGCTCCTACATCTCACTATTATAAATACTAATTTCGACTCTTCCACTTTGCTCTCCAATACTCTTCCAAGTCACTTTTCTAGCACTAAATTAAAGGTCCAATATATAAAAGCCCAGCTAAGATCCTATACTCTTAGAAATTAATGGCCTTAGCTGCAGTCACTAATACTGTACTGCACTACCCAGAAGAAACACTTCACCCCATTCCCAATTTATCTCCAAGTCTTTGGGGTgatagtttcccttcattcgctGTTGACAATAAGGTATATTTAGGATGTGTTTGGTACGAAAGAAAAATGTTTTCCTGCAAGATATAAGAGATTTTATTTTCTGGTGTTTGGTTACTAAGCAAAAAATACTATAAGagcatttacatataagtcacacaattattaaaatatatttagGAACATATACTACATATTTGAGATCATAAATTTCAAAAAGTTATAGCCACacaattattaaaatatatttaggaacataaattctaaaattctttatttctttcttaaattatGTTTCAAATCATACAACATCGCCTTAATTGGAATGGAGAGAATAAATCTTGTCTTTTACTTCTAATTAATGCAATAGGTTCATTTCGAACTCAATATTTTTCAGGAAATACAGATATCTAGGTGAAAATTTACTAATATAACAAATATttaatataaacccataattttataGTACAACTACTTCAATACTAAAAGCTTTAAAGGTTAAAGCCATATTGAATCTTGCTTTGGTCTGTGTTTTGTAAGATAAGGAATTTAATTTGTTTGGTGTTTTACTAATTAATATGTAGTATATGACCATATTCTGAACATTTTCGTATACATTATAGGTTGCAGAAAAGCATGTTCAAGAGATGGAAACTATGAAGGAAAAAACGAGAAGTATGTTATTAGCATGTGGAAAAACAGTATATGAGAAATTGAATCTAATAGACATTATTGAACGCCTTGGTATAGCTTAtcattttgaaaaacaaatagacAATATGTTGTATCACATACACAATGCCGATCCAGACTTTGAGGGTCATGAATACAATGATTTGTACATTTGTGCCCTTCAATTTcgaatgctgagacaacatggtTACAATATCTCACCAGGTAATTAAGTTCAATATTACTATGAATCAAGTGCATTTTTCTTCTATGTGAAAATTTGGTCAActtctattttttatttaagACTAAAGATTCATATAACTAACCTAACTTTCTTGCGACTCAGACGTAACAATTATTAATGTTGTATTTTTACAAGAAGGCTAATCATCTTGTTGATTTCAAACCAGGTGTGTTTAGAAAATTCCAATATGGCAATGGTCAATTCAAGAGGAGTCTTAGTACCGATGTTTTGGGCATGGTGTGCTTATACGAAGCTTCACATGTGAGGACTCATGGTGAATACATCTTAGATGAAGCACTTGCTTTCACTACGACTCACCTTCAGTCTACAGTTCAACATTTAAAGTCTGCTCTGAAAAAACAAGTTACACATGCCCTTGAGCAATCTCTGCAAAAGGGCATACCAAGAGCCGAGATACGCTACTATATCTCTAACTATGATGAGGGTGAATCGAAAAATGATGTGTTACTACGATTTGCCAAATTGGATTTCAATTTACTTCAAATGTTATACAAAAATGAACTCGGTGAAATATCAAGGTATATATGGAAATACTTTgagaacaaaacaaagaaaagaaaatccgTTTGATAATATTGATTTCTCTAACTCTGAGAAGTTTTGCAGGTGGTGGAAAGACTTGAATTTTATGACAACACTTCCCTATGCTAAAGATAGAATAATGGAGTGTCACTTTTGGACGGTAGGAGTTTACTTTGAACCTCAATATTCTCAAGCTCGTATTATGCTTGCCAAGACTATAGCAATGATTTCAATAGTATATGACACTTTCAACGCTAGTGACATCTTGAAAGAACTTGACATTTACACTGATGCCATACAAAGGTATGGACTATGTATCTAATactttacaattttatttttttattaataagaAAACTAGAAGCCAAAGAATTATTCTAGTAGTAATTAAGAATGATAGTGAACTTTCACAATCTTTTAACTTAAGACCAGCCTGAATGAAAAGTGAACTTTTACTTTTCTGTACAAGTCAATCACCATGCATTTTTCCTGGCGCAACATGAGAAAATGACATGAAATTGTCTAGAACTACTTTTCACTGAGTTGAGAAACGTATTACTCCCCGTGTCTATGATAACTGAttaatttgcttttttattttggtccaaaataagtgtctatttatataatcaagaaagaattcaatttgtttttacaaaattactcttatgtacatatccctaaaaagttttcttactcctcacatcaaatatttaattaagggtagtttagtcagacaaggtatttttgtataaaatttagtGTTTTCTCAATGGACGTGccaaaagcaaattggtcacttattgtggaccggagggagtatttattatcatttatttataATCTTAGTCTATTATTTCTAATTTCTTATTTAAAATTTAGGTGGGACATTAATCAAATTGATGAGCTCCCAAATTACATGAAACTTAGCTATAAAGCTCTTCTAGATCTATATGAGGATTATGAAAAAGAGTTGGCCAAGGATGGCCGATCCTCTGTTGTCCATTATGCAAAAGAAAGGGTACGACTCATACTTACTCCTAATAAATTTCATTTATGTCTCTTAATCTTGTGTACTATCTCTTTTATAACTGCAGTATTCAATGAATAACTAAgtagttaaaaatatttttttgatgttGAATAGATGAAAGAAGTTGTGAGAAGCTATTATGTCGAAAAAATATGGTTCATCAAAGGATATATGCCACACGTTTCTCAGTATCTTAACAATGCTTTAGCTACTAGCACATATTACTTGCTCGCAACAACATCCTGCTTAGGCATGAAATCTGCTATCGAGGAAGATTTTGAGTGGTTGTCAAAGAACCCAAAATTTCTTGAAACAAATGCTACATTATGTCGCGTTGTTGATGACATAGCAAGCTACGAGGTATATATTGCACTAGATAAAAGAAGATTAATTTTAATTATATTGACAAACTAAATACAACCATACTATTGACTACATATTTATACCCTTTAGGTTGAGAAGGGTAGAGGCCAAATTGCAACAAGAATTGAGTGCTACATGAGAGATTATGGCGTATTAACAGAAGAGCTAATGGACAAATTCCAAGAAATGATTGAAATAGCGTGGAAGGATGTGAATAAAGGAATTCTCAAACCAACTCATGTCCCTATGGAGATTCTTAATCGCATTCTCAATCTTGCTCGTGTTATAGATGTTACATACAAACACAATCAAAATGCTAAAAGTTTTTAAACCAAAGACACAATTGCTCTGCTCGTGGAATCTATAGAAATATAAACCCTCAACCATATGCTGATCTAGAGAGCTGTTGGCTCCCCATTGGAAAAAAAATTTCTACTTATTATTAATTTTGCATGTATGTTGTatatgttataaatagaattttatttatggtgaatgtctatatttagagagattttagggttcattacttggtggctaagtcaccttctccctataaatagagggttctattccattgtaattcatcccaaaatcaataagaattctctctccctacCTTTCtttgcaatactcttcttcttcttttattgtttcataacacgttatcagcacgagactctaaccaagtagaagctttgggattgagcataatgattgtcaattgttctttgaacttccttcatgattaaattctggatttaaggtaagtattttatttttctctttcaaattcttgacattctatactttgattttaaatacaagcaaagacgataaattttgattgcaactctaatggagtttaaaagaaattataaccacccaaagtggtaaaatttctatgtcttgccatgattaaattcatgtatgattgtgggcaaagaattgaaaacccgtcccattgaatttactacattctcattccctttagagaatgtgatagcagtatgtgataagtctgaaagaagacaaaattattactatgaatgtatcaatggatgtggacgtggcaatagacgaaattataatcgtcatcattgtggcaatgagaacaataaggattctcaaaataatccttcactttgtgaaaataatattttccatcaatttgacatgagattttgtaaagcacatatatATGATTATGgttcattcatgatgtgaatgtgacaacatctgatttatgaatacatattcattcttggaagaatatgaacgtgctagtggtagtgaatataccatactcacctctagaaggaggtttgagatgatataagaaaataatgtcattattatggcatgaatggtcattggtcacgtacctattgtaCGCCAAAACCTTTTTtcaatgtgattattaaaggacAACAATAATGCAAGACACATATCTTGCATAcaattttgaccatgaccataatggtataactttcttcTTGAAAGAGATATATGACAATATGAATGtcgatgaatatgtggtagtacaaaattaattgagagttctggaagagccaattatactattttggagaaacacaattgattaccaataaggtattgtgttgtagtaagtcttaaagaaacttattcagtttctaaagtattcgcgaaagcggttggttatactgagactataaataaaggaagatttaatatcttctattactacaacttgtagcgggataatatttatgtgaaaagttacccgttttattctccagtttgtactagATAAATAAAAGAATGCCACAACAAAGTAGAACTTTATTGATATAAAACTCATCATAATAAATttggagtttattgatatccAGTTGGTATAGCTGGTTTAGCCATATCAAtgtaagtatgatgtgcaaaaataatagagaattcacatgggtaaatattaaagaactagaaagttctttacgaattctcttatattgcttattctcattaattaattaaccaactaaagttgggattgaatcccataaattctgaaaatatcaaaggtgaatatgggctcattcacctgccatgtataccacataagatgcatttatgagatggttacatgtgcaatTATTATTAACTCGCAACATGGTGTTTTGCAAGGTAACCTGCTCAATAGtttaatttcgagcataatttccaaattttctattcaagaagttcatcttgataagttggtttacatcacatctggtttagcaaaataatttattaagtgcatccacttaatagctaaactattgcttatgagaaaaAAGTTATCTTTATCAGTTCGATATAGGTTGTATACGAAAGTATAgtacattctcccctcacaagtggttcagggtcaggaaccaaataatttcatcttattattattgatgtgcggtgtacattttgattaacaccataacacacaaagatgagttttcaaagttgaaaaagcaagttagtttttctaacatgagggggagacatgataaacagttgagaaaCGTACCCCGAGAATAGAAGCTAGAGAACCTAAGTCTGAAGAAGAGTCTTGGTTCGAAGTATAGGGAGAGAGGGATACCACTGAATCAGTTGGCTCAGCTCTAAAAACTGAGTGATGAGAATTTGTCTTCACAAACCTGCGAAACTTCCCCTTAAGCTGATCAAGCTGCTGATTaaagttacgtggaatgaattatcatttgtatatctagatcctcgaatacgataatatgaacttgaagttcataaaaagataattcatttgcaatatattgcagagTATGCTAGACGCATTtgttgacccaaagaaagtaactatattctcattataaatgctcatattaagtcctagaaggataaagtctatggtacgcttaaaccatatagacaaatcggttttaaataaacttcttgataaagaagatgagcaaatgatcaaaatgatcataataaaggaggcaagtgatctagaagatcacatgacataacacttcataagatcTCATGAGAAATTTaggtacctgaatatatgaatgaagatatatctatgttatgtctttatgaaaaattattggaaccgatataaaatgttcgtcgacgacatctatcatagcgctaagtatagatgaggatcttaagtctatcgaatatagacacaaaagtattggccaaatggaagagacacaattcaagtagaattgattccatatgaaaGACACATAATTTTGGACAtgtagttcaaacacttgaaagtataaactATAAAGTCAATAATGTAATGCAATTACTTTTATcaatcttatatgtctagcatgacatgaaaacttgatatgtatCTAAAGTCTCTTTAGatggcttatatgacttaacttatatgacaatccatgaaggatttaagttgcttaaagcatatacaattcttggtcctgaagtaccatatcctaagtgcaatttgtgcacaaaAGTATCTTGTTATaaatataagcatgataatatgatagcaaGAGTCTTTACCCCTATGTGAAGATATTGAAATGATGATTCCAACAAGATCAGATAAAGACAATACATTTATCAGGgatgatgatttcaaggtgaaACAAATTCGTTGaagttaatatggctgatttgtttatcaaatctctaccaacgatattttgaagatggtgcacaagattgggatgcgaaggctcaagaatgtgaattgatgctctcatcagggggagttaatgcgcgttgtactcttttttccttacaaggttttgtcccactaggttttccttgcaaggtttttaacgaggcaaccaaaacgTGTATTATTAGATAtgtatactctttttccttctctagaatttttttcccgctgggttttatttagttaaggttttaatgaggcacatgatctgttgaatagacattcaagggggagtgttataaatagaattttatttatggtgaatgtctatatttagagagattctagggttcaTTACTTGGCGGctaagtcaccctctccctataaatagagggttctattccattgtaattcatcccaaaatcaataagaattctctctccctacttttctctgtaatactcttcttcttcttttattgtttcataacagtATATAGTTTGTTAAACTAGGTTGTTTGTTATGTTGCACTGAATATCCTTGCTAACGTCTGGCAGAAAAATCGGTACTTCGAATTTTTGATTTCTTTGAATTAAGCATACATAATGTCATGGGAGGATTTCCAGCCATGCATGCTCCATGACCCCTTGGATGCGCCCCATGGCGTCCTGGTAAATCTCCCAACACTTAGCGTCACAAACGACCCCGtagtcttggctgcgccaagtgacaagcacgcatgtgcctctgtcgccccaccgatatcccttGTCAGCGCCCAgccgcaggcagatgccaacaatGCCACGTGCGCAGACCGTGATGCCAAAGAAAAGGTTGCTAACAACGGACATATTTCTACCTTGTAGAAAACTaggtccttttcattgtaaatatagagtagttttatttcatgtacttccattatgttcctctagcttagttaggtcaagtcttgtaactttggtttattgtTTTTAAGCACTATTAGAGgagatcaagcaatcaaactttctagcaaccaaataattctctgtactggtgtctctccccctcgacatcGTGTTGCCTTTTTGTAATACTTTTAATTAATACAATCAagatttctttcattctcaattctcatttctgttctctcaattgctctagGCATTGGTTTTTTGTATGGTACTAACAATTTCGTCTAGCATATGTAGGGGACCTCAGTTGGTGGATAGTAaatgcactgacatcagttgcttaggcTTACGTCgtccttccaaggaatctcaataAGGCACctcgtaacagttggtatcaggtCCTAGGCTCGACATCAGATGAGGGAATACATTGTCATTACCACCATTTTTTACCATGGTGAATTGTGTGGAACATATCGCAACCCTTAAAGAGACGGTTGACGTAATACGGCCCATCGTGGATATGGTACCTGAACTAAGAACCAGCTTAGTGCAAAGGTTgaacgacctggaccgcagaataCTCCAGGCCAAAGTTGACATAAAAAACCTCAGTCACGACTCTAAAGGAGACCGGCGAATGGCATCCATAGAGGTATTCAAAATTTTTGGTAAATGAGGGCCTCCAACAAGAGCGTGTCGAGGATTTAGCCTATAGGGCACAAGTGGTAGACAGAGTGATTTccatgcaacaaactatagacaacttgacaggccaactcaatgttgtcaatgctgctttacaaggcctGCTTCGAGAAGGCGAAAACCAAATCAAGGGTGTTGTGAACCTCATCCTCGtggcacaaaaattgaaaattcatgAGCCAAAGTCATACAGTGGAGCCCGAAATGCCAAAAAAgcggaaaacttcatcttcgacatcgaacaaaaTACTTCAATGTCGtgggggcctagaagaagctaagaaggtagaaATTGTTGCCATGTATCTTAAGGGTAATGTTAAACTTTGGGGGCGAGTGAAGTACAAAGCCGTCAGGGCCGGTAAAGATGCTCCGGAGACATGGGAAGAACTAAAAGCAGCCATACACCTACAGTTCTTCCTCGAAAATATTGAGTATAATgtaaggagaaagctacgggagctccgccagactATATCAGTGCAGGATTACGTGCGAGAACTCTCCGTGTTCATGTTAAACATACATGACATGGTGGACAAAGACAAACGCTTCACAttcctggaagggttgaaaccttatgctcgtatggagctgcaaagacaaagggtagacactTTACCCAAGCGATCCAAGCAGCGGAGTGCCTTGGGGACAATCAAGAGGAAGCTGGGAAGG of the Nicotiana tabacum cultivar K326 chromosome 7, ASM71507v2, whole genome shotgun sequence genome contains:
- the LOC107769404 gene encoding vetispiradiene synthase 3-like: MALAAVTNTVLHYPEETLHPIPNLSPSLWGDSFPSFAVDNKVAEKHVQEMETMKEKTRSMLLACGKTVYEKLNLIDIIERLGIAYHFEKQIDNMLYHIHNADPDFEGHEYNDLYICALQFRMLRQHGYNISPGVFRKFQYGNGQFKRSLSTDVLGMVCLYEASHVRTHGEYILDEALAFTTTHLQSTVQHLKSALKKQVTHALEQSLQKGIPRAEIRYYISNYDEGESKNDVLLRFAKLDFNLLQMLYKNELGEISRWWKDLNFMTTLPYAKDRIMECHFWTVGVYFEPQYSQARIMLAKTIAMISIVYDTFNASDILKELDIYTDAIQRWDINQIDELPNYMKLSYKALLDLYEDYEKELAKDGRSSVVHYAKERMKEVVRSYYVEKIWFIKGYMPHVSQYLNNALATSTYYLLATTSCLGMKSAIEEDFEWLSKNPKFLETNATLCRVVDDIASYEVEKGRGQIATRIECYMRDYGVLTEELMDKFQEMIEIAWKDVNKGILKPTHVPMEILNRILNLARVIDVTYKHNQNAKSF